From the Streptomyces pluripotens genome, one window contains:
- the rlmN gene encoding 23S rRNA (adenine(2503)-C(2))-methyltransferase RlmN, with product MARPAPGELTFAAPRGAKKPPRHLADLTPAERKDAVAEIGEKPFRAKQLSQQYFARYAHDPEQWTDIPAGSRGKLREALFPELMTVVRHLSTDQGTTRKTLWRLFDGTLVESVLMRYPDRVTMCISSQAGCGMNCPFCATGQAGLDRNLSTAEIVHQIVDGMRALRDGEVPGGPARLSNIVFMGMGEPLANYNRVVRAIRALTDPAPDGLGLSQRGITVSTVGLVPAIHRFADEGFRCRLAISLHAPDDELRDTLVPVNTRWKVREVLDAGFEYAAKSGRRLSIEYALIRDINDQAWRGDRLGRLLRGKPVHVNLIPLNPTPGSKWTASRPADEKAFVEAIAAHGVPVTIRDTRGQEIDGACGQLAATER from the coding sequence GTGGCACGCCCAGCCCCCGGAGAACTCACCTTCGCCGCCCCGCGCGGAGCCAAGAAGCCGCCGCGGCACCTCGCCGACCTCACGCCCGCCGAGCGCAAGGACGCGGTGGCTGAGATCGGTGAGAAGCCCTTCCGCGCCAAACAGCTCTCGCAGCAGTACTTCGCGCGGTACGCGCACGACCCGGAACAGTGGACCGACATTCCCGCCGGGTCGCGCGGCAAACTCAGGGAAGCGTTGTTCCCGGAGCTGATGACCGTCGTCCGGCACCTGTCGACGGACCAGGGGACCACGCGCAAGACGCTGTGGAGGCTGTTCGACGGCACGCTGGTGGAGTCCGTGCTGATGCGCTACCCGGACCGGGTGACCATGTGCATCAGCTCGCAGGCGGGATGCGGGATGAACTGCCCGTTCTGTGCCACGGGGCAGGCGGGGCTGGACCGGAATCTGTCCACCGCCGAGATCGTCCACCAGATCGTGGACGGGATGCGTGCCCTGCGCGACGGCGAGGTACCCGGGGGGCCGGCCCGGCTGTCCAACATCGTCTTCATGGGCATGGGTGAGCCGCTCGCCAACTACAACCGGGTCGTGCGGGCGATTCGGGCACTGACGGACCCGGCTCCCGACGGACTCGGGCTCTCGCAGCGGGGCATCACCGTCTCGACCGTCGGACTCGTGCCGGCCATCCACCGGTTCGCCGACGAGGGCTTCAGGTGCCGGTTGGCGATCTCCCTGCACGCCCCCGACGACGAGTTGCGCGACACCCTGGTGCCCGTGAACACCCGGTGGAAGGTGCGCGAGGTGCTGGACGCCGGCTTCGAATACGCGGCGAAGTCCGGACGCCGGCTGTCCATCGAGTACGCCCTGATCCGGGACATCAACGACCAGGCCTGGCGCGGCGACCGGCTCGGCCGGCTGCTCAGGGGCAAGCCCGTGCACGTCAACCTCATCCCGCTCAACCCGACCCCGGGGTCCAAGTGGACGGCCTCCAGGCCGGCGGACGAGAAGGCGTTCGTCGAGGCCATCGCGGCGCACGGTGTGCCCGTCACCATCCGGGACACCCGCGGTCAGGAGATCGACGGGGCATGTGGTCAGCTCGCGGCCACCGAGCGGTAA
- a CDS encoding ABC transporter permease: protein MVLPVAFFALFFAWPVTAIVTRGLRADGTWRLGRIADVVTQPDIQHVLWFTTWQALASTALTLLLALPAAYVFARLDFPGRQLLRAVVTIPFVLPTVVAGTAFLALVGHNGLLDQLWGVRLDTTVWAILLAHVFFNYAVVVRTVGGLWAQLDPRQEEAARMLGVSPLTAWRKVTLPALAPAVAAAALMVFLFTFTSFGVVQILGGPTFATVEVEIYRQTSEIFDLSTAAVLTLVQFVAVGAILAVHAWTLRRRETALRLVDASVTARRPRGAAQWALLVGVLATVGLLLVLPLAVLVQRSLDAPGFGYYRALTDPDGGTLLVAPVHAVWTSLEYALAATVIAVLIGGFAAAALARRDAGRLVRGFDALLMLPLGVSAVTVGFGFLIALDRPPLDLRQSWILVPLAQALVGAPFVVRTMLPVLRAVDERLREAAAVLGASPWRVWREVDLPMVRRALLVAAGFAFAVSLGEFGATVFIARSDNPTLPVAVARLLSRPGELNYGQAMALSTILMVVCAVALLILERLRTDRTGEF from the coding sequence ATGGTCCTGCCCGTCGCGTTCTTCGCGCTGTTCTTCGCCTGGCCGGTGACCGCGATCGTCACGCGCGGGCTCAGGGCCGACGGGACCTGGCGACTGGGGCGGATCGCGGATGTCGTCACACAGCCGGACATCCAGCACGTGCTCTGGTTCACCACCTGGCAGGCGCTCGCCTCCACCGCGCTCACCCTGCTGCTGGCACTGCCCGCCGCCTACGTCTTCGCCCGCCTCGACTTCCCGGGCAGACAACTGCTGCGGGCCGTCGTCACCATTCCGTTCGTACTCCCGACCGTCGTCGCCGGCACCGCCTTCCTGGCGCTGGTCGGGCACAACGGGCTGCTTGACCAGCTCTGGGGCGTACGGCTGGACACCACCGTGTGGGCGATCCTGCTGGCCCACGTCTTCTTCAACTACGCGGTCGTCGTACGGACGGTCGGCGGGCTGTGGGCCCAGCTCGACCCGCGGCAGGAGGAGGCCGCCCGGATGCTGGGCGTCTCGCCGCTGACGGCGTGGCGGAAGGTCACCCTGCCCGCGCTCGCGCCCGCCGTGGCCGCCGCCGCCCTGATGGTGTTCCTGTTCACCTTCACCTCCTTCGGCGTGGTGCAGATCCTCGGCGGACCCACCTTCGCCACCGTTGAAGTGGAGATCTACCGGCAGACCTCCGAGATCTTCGACCTGTCCACGGCCGCAGTCCTCACCCTCGTGCAGTTCGTCGCGGTCGGCGCGATCCTCGCCGTGCACGCCTGGACCCTACGGCGGCGGGAGACGGCCCTGCGACTGGTTGACGCATCAGTGACCGCCCGCCGGCCCCGCGGGGCCGCGCAGTGGGCGCTGCTCGTCGGGGTCCTCGCCACCGTCGGGCTGCTGCTCGTCCTACCACTCGCCGTGCTGGTCCAGCGTTCCCTCGACGCGCCCGGCTTCGGCTATTACCGGGCGCTCACCGACCCCGACGGCGGTACCTTGCTGGTGGCGCCGGTGCACGCGGTGTGGACCTCGCTGGAGTACGCCCTCGCCGCCACCGTGATCGCGGTGCTGATCGGGGGGTTCGCCGCCGCCGCACTGGCCCGCCGGGACGCGGGACGGCTGGTGCGGGGTTTCGATGCGCTGCTGATGCTGCCGCTCGGCGTGTCCGCGGTGACCGTCGGCTTCGGGTTCCTGATCGCGCTCGACCGGCCGCCGCTGGACCTGCGGCAGTCCTGGATCTTGGTGCCGCTCGCGCAGGCGTTGGTGGGAGCCCCCTTCGTCGTACGGACGATGCTGCCCGTGCTGCGCGCGGTGGACGAGCGGCTCAGGGAGGCGGCCGCCGTACTCGGGGCCTCGCCCTGGCGGGTGTGGCGCGAGGTGGATCTGCCGATGGTACGGCGGGCGCTGCTGGTCGCCGCCGGATTCGCGTTCGCCGTCTCGCTCGGCGAGTTCGGGGCGACCGTGTTCATCGCCCGGTCTGACAATCCGACGCTCCCGGTCGCCGTGGCCCGGCTGCTCAGCCGTCCAGGGGAACTCAACTACGGCCAGGCCATGGCCCTTTCAACCATTCTGATGGTGGTGTGCGCCGTGGCTCTGCTGATCCTGGAACGGCTGCGCACCGATCGGACGGGGGAGTTCTGA
- a CDS encoding VOC family protein has protein sequence MYQQMIFVNLPVDDLDASKKFFTALGYTINPRFTDEKAAAVVISDTIVAMLLTKPFYATFTKKEISDATKTSEVLVCLSAESREKVDELADKAIAAGGTASGEPQDQGFMYGRAFDDLDGHTWEVMWMDPAAVGS, from the coding sequence ATGTACCAGCAGATGATCTTCGTCAACCTGCCCGTGGACGACCTGGACGCGTCGAAGAAGTTCTTCACGGCACTCGGTTACACCATCAACCCGCGGTTCACCGACGAGAAGGCGGCTGCCGTGGTGATCAGTGACACCATCGTCGCGATGCTGCTCACCAAGCCGTTCTACGCGACCTTCACCAAGAAGGAGATCTCCGACGCGACCAAGACCAGCGAGGTGCTGGTCTGCCTGAGTGCCGAAAGCCGGGAGAAGGTCGATGAGTTGGCCGACAAGGCGATCGCGGCGGGTGGCACGGCGAGCGGCGAGCCCCAGGACCAGGGCTTCATGTACGGCCGAGCCTTCGACGACCTCGACGGACACACCTGGGAAGTGATGTGGATGGACCCGGCCGCCGTCGGGAGCTGA
- a CDS encoding maleylpyruvate isomerase family mycothiol-dependent enzyme, translated as MTLLTHDRYCDEIARQVVQLRDVVTSGADLSATVPTCPDWSLEDLVRHMGGALRWVDALVRDRAQENIPSDRIPLRGGPEQRGDASALDKWLAETGELVVAALREAGPDTRVWSWQGTSTSGFWARRMANEITVHRADATLAAGLPFEVAPEVATDALDEWLDLTVWFQQRRGDQERYRLDGPTRSIHLHATDADPALNAEWLLEFGADGVRWRRGHEKATVALRGPLTSVLLAFYRRLPLDTPGLDVLGEREVLDFWMSRPVFG; from the coding sequence ATGACTTTGCTCACGCATGACCGCTACTGTGACGAAATCGCCCGTCAGGTCGTCCAGTTGAGGGACGTGGTGACCTCCGGTGCCGACCTGTCAGCCACCGTGCCGACCTGCCCCGACTGGTCGCTGGAAGACCTCGTACGGCACATGGGGGGTGCCCTGCGCTGGGTGGACGCCCTGGTGCGCGACCGGGCGCAGGAGAACATCCCCTCCGACCGGATTCCGCTGCGCGGGGGACCGGAGCAGCGGGGCGACGCATCGGCCCTGGACAAGTGGCTGGCCGAGACCGGCGAACTGGTCGTGGCCGCGTTGCGCGAGGCCGGACCGGACACCAGGGTGTGGAGCTGGCAGGGCACATCGACGTCCGGTTTCTGGGCCAGGCGGATGGCCAACGAGATCACCGTTCACCGCGCCGATGCCACCCTCGCCGCCGGGCTGCCTTTCGAGGTGGCGCCGGAGGTCGCCACCGACGCGTTGGACGAATGGCTGGATCTCACCGTGTGGTTCCAGCAGCGCAGGGGGGACCAGGAGCGTTACCGGCTGGACGGACCGACCCGCTCGATCCATCTCCACGCCACCGACGCCGACCCCGCTCTGAACGCCGAATGGCTCCTGGAGTTCGGGGCGGACGGCGTCCGCTGGCGCCGCGGACACGAGAAGGCGACGGTCGCCCTGCGTGGACCGCTCACCTCGGTCCTGCTCGCCTTCTACCGACGGCTGCCGCTGGACACCCCCGGACTTGACGTGTTGGGCGAGCGCGAGGTGCTGGACTTCTGGATGTCGCGGCCCGTCTTCGGCTGA
- a CDS encoding LAETG motif-containing sortase-dependent surface protein, giving the protein MTRRSVRRSAHALGVAAASAAAVLGLSSSALACAISDFKAEATCDGGKGDIVVTDTDASGTEATVTVFLKGDSGVETQVGEQQVKGSAEGVSVTFPEDWKPNSTYRIHIKADGSVDQDIDGGLTTPSSACTSEESTTPPTASKSPSPTGSAAPTPSASKSRSAAAGTSSNAPSPAAGDSDLAETGVSSNTGLIAGVAATLVVVGGGAVFLGMRRRGTRDDG; this is encoded by the coding sequence ATGACTCGCCGTAGCGTTCGCCGTTCCGCGCATGCCCTGGGAGTTGCCGCCGCCTCGGCCGCGGCGGTACTGGGGCTGTCGAGCTCCGCGCTCGCGTGCGCCATCAGCGACTTCAAGGCCGAAGCCACGTGCGACGGTGGTAAGGGCGACATAGTCGTTACCGACACCGACGCCTCCGGTACTGAGGCCACGGTCACCGTCTTCCTGAAGGGTGACAGCGGTGTCGAGACGCAAGTGGGCGAACAGCAGGTCAAGGGTTCAGCCGAGGGCGTTTCGGTCACCTTCCCGGAGGACTGGAAGCCCAACTCCACCTACCGCATCCACATCAAGGCGGACGGCTCCGTGGACCAGGACATCGACGGTGGCCTGACGACCCCGTCCTCCGCCTGCACGTCCGAGGAGTCCACAACCCCGCCGACGGCCTCCAAGTCGCCGTCCCCGACCGGGTCCGCAGCCCCGACGCCGTCGGCCTCAAAGTCCCGTTCCGCAGCGGCGGGTACGTCGAGCAACGCGCCCTCCCCGGCGGCCGGGGACTCGGACCTCGCCGAGACCGGTGTCAGCTCCAATACCGGCCTGATCGCGGGCGTCGCGGCCACCCTGGTGGTCGTCGGTGGTGGCGCGGTGTTCCTCGGCATGCGCCGCCGTGGGACACGCGACGACGGCTGA
- a CDS encoding thiamine ABC transporter substrate-binding protein: MHTKNLVAVTVGLGLVALPALTACGSTDAKKSADSKTVTLVSHASWSVSKNVIKDFEKQSGYRVRVLRDGDAGQAVNKAILTKDHPQGDVFFGVDNTLLSRALDNGLFQPYQAKGSDLVLPEYRVDQGKHRVTPIDTGDICVNYDKAYFSKHKLTPPQSFADLAKPEYKNLLVTENAATSSPGLGFLLGSAAKFGDQGWPDYWKKLKANGVKVVDGWEQAYYQEFSGSSEGKKAGGDRPLVVSYASSPPAEVIFAKKRPSTAPTGVAYGTCFRQTEYAGLLSNATNTKGGKAFLDFLLTKEFQEDMPLKMFVYPVRKGAQVPPDFTKYGPPAKDPETMSPGSIATHRDQWVKSWTSLILK, encoded by the coding sequence GTGCACACCAAGAACCTCGTGGCCGTGACGGTCGGTCTCGGCCTGGTCGCGCTGCCCGCGCTCACCGCGTGCGGCTCGACCGACGCCAAGAAGTCCGCGGACTCCAAGACCGTGACCCTGGTCAGCCACGCATCGTGGAGCGTGTCCAAGAACGTCATCAAGGACTTCGAGAAGCAGTCCGGATACCGGGTCAGGGTCCTCAGGGACGGCGATGCCGGGCAGGCCGTCAACAAGGCGATCCTCACCAAGGACCATCCGCAGGGCGACGTCTTCTTCGGCGTCGACAACACCCTGCTGTCCCGGGCCCTCGACAACGGCCTGTTCCAGCCCTACCAGGCGAAGGGCTCCGATCTGGTCCTTCCGGAGTACCGTGTCGACCAGGGCAAGCACCGCGTCACGCCCATCGACACCGGCGACATCTGCGTGAACTACGACAAGGCGTACTTCAGCAAGCACAAGCTGACCCCGCCCCAGTCCTTCGCTGACCTGGCCAAGCCCGAGTACAAGAACCTGCTCGTCACTGAGAACGCGGCCACCTCCTCGCCGGGCCTCGGCTTCCTGCTGGGCAGCGCGGCGAAGTTCGGAGACCAGGGCTGGCCGGACTACTGGAAGAAGCTCAAGGCCAACGGAGTCAAGGTCGTCGACGGCTGGGAGCAGGCCTACTACCAGGAGTTCTCCGGCTCCTCCGAGGGGAAGAAGGCCGGCGGGGACCGGCCGCTGGTGGTGTCGTACGCCTCCTCACCGCCCGCCGAGGTGATCTTTGCCAAGAAGCGGCCCAGCACCGCGCCCACCGGGGTCGCCTACGGGACCTGCTTCCGGCAGACCGAATACGCGGGCCTGCTGAGCAACGCGACGAACACCAAGGGCGGCAAGGCGTTCCTCGACTTCCTGCTCACCAAGGAGTTCCAGGAGGACATGCCGCTGAAGATGTTCGTCTACCCGGTGCGCAAGGGTGCCCAGGTACCGCCGGACTTCACCAAGTACGGCCCGCCGGCCAAGGACCCCGAGACCATGTCCCCCGGCAGCATCGCCACCCATCGTGATCAGTGGGTCAAGTCGTGGACGTCGCTGATACTGAAGTAG
- a CDS encoding ABC transporter ATP-binding protein gives MLLSLEAATVRFGGRAVLDAVDLDVAEHEVVCVLGPSGSGKSTLLRAVAGLQPLDRGRVLLDGRDRTGVPAHKRGVGLMFQDHQLFPQRDVGANVAFGLRMQGVAKGARDGEVSQLLELVGLPGAARRAVAGLSGGEQQRVALARALAPRPRLLMLDEPLGQLDRSLRERLVVELRELFGRLGTTVLAVTHDQGEAFALADRVVVMRDGRIAQSGSPLEVWQRPADAFVARFLGFDNVVPATVAGTVADSPWGKLPVPDGSPQGRRALLVRPAGVRLVAVDAGLPCTVTARTFKGTHVTVRLQPGDGPLLEAACALRDAPDTGASVGVAFDVAEIVVLD, from the coding sequence ATGCTGCTCAGCCTTGAGGCCGCAACCGTGCGCTTCGGTGGGCGGGCCGTGCTCGACGCGGTCGACCTCGACGTCGCCGAGCACGAGGTGGTGTGTGTGCTCGGGCCGAGCGGCAGCGGCAAGTCGACGCTGCTCCGGGCGGTTGCCGGACTGCAGCCGCTGGACCGTGGGCGGGTGCTGCTCGACGGCCGTGATCGAACGGGCGTGCCCGCGCACAAGCGTGGTGTGGGCCTGATGTTCCAGGATCACCAGCTCTTCCCGCAGCGGGACGTCGGAGCCAACGTGGCCTTCGGGCTGCGCATGCAGGGCGTGGCCAAGGGCGCACGGGATGGCGAGGTGAGCCAGTTGCTGGAGCTGGTCGGCCTGCCGGGGGCCGCCCGGCGGGCTGTGGCCGGGCTGTCCGGCGGTGAGCAGCAGCGTGTGGCCCTCGCCCGCGCACTCGCGCCCCGGCCCCGGCTGCTCATGCTGGACGAGCCGCTGGGCCAGCTCGACCGTTCGCTGCGAGAGCGCCTGGTGGTCGAACTGAGGGAACTCTTCGGCCGGCTGGGCACCACCGTGCTGGCCGTCACCCACGACCAGGGCGAGGCCTTCGCCTTGGCCGACCGGGTGGTGGTGATGCGGGACGGCCGGATTGCGCAGTCCGGTTCGCCCCTGGAGGTCTGGCAGCGGCCCGCCGACGCGTTCGTGGCCCGGTTCCTCGGCTTCGACAACGTGGTCCCGGCGACCGTCGCCGGTACGGTCGCCGACAGCCCGTGGGGCAAGCTACCGGTGCCGGACGGCTCACCACAGGGACGCCGCGCACTCCTCGTACGGCCCGCCGGGGTGAGGCTCGTGGCGGTCGATGCGGGCCTGCCCTGCACGGTGACCGCCCGCACCTTCAAGGGCACGCATGTGACCGTTCGCCTCCAGCCCGGGGACGGCCCGCTCCTGGAGGCGGCCTGCGCACTCCGGGACGCGCCGGATACCGGGGCTTCGGTGGGTGTCGCATTCGATGTGGCTGAAATCGTCGTGCTCGATTGA